ATGCTGGTAATTAAAAACTAACTATTAATATACTTTATTTTCATTATAATGTTGGAGATTGAATAACAAAACCAAAAATTTATTTTTACAGACGATACCGAAGAACTTTGTTCGGGATCACCAAATCAATAACTACTGTAATGCCATGCTGTCATTTGGCCATGTTAAGTTTCTGGTACCGCTACGTGTAAGGACAGATCCAAGAAGAGTGGATGATGAAAACCATGTCATAATGTATGCGGACTGGCAGCATATCCTGGACGAAGCGGGGATGACTAAGGACAAAGTGATGAGGTTTGAGCTGGTGGGAGAAAAAAGTGTCGCAGGTGATACGGTCTACTTCGAAGTTTGTTAGATATCAATTCGAAGAACTGTTTCAAATTCACTGGTTTATGTTTTTGTTATGTTTGATGGACAACTTTTCTTTTCTAACTGCATGTAGAACTTTAACAGTCACATCCCATTACGATGTTATCGTAATTTTGGTTCGGGATgtctaaattatataacttaaaTATCTATGTCAATTGTCTTGGGCTATGATACAAACAGGGCCAGCCCAAGCCCAATCATTTTGAGGCTTCGGCTTTGGCCAGCAGCTTTTAATAAAAGGTTGCATAAATTGATATATGATTTGGGCCAGACCTGCCAAATAATGTTAAAATTAATCAATATTGGCTGCAAAATGTATTTATTGTTTATCAAAAAGGCAGGCTTATGACCCATCTATGCAACATCGGACATGTATATTTAGCGGGAGTTTAGGTTACCTTATTTTCTATAGTTAAATCAATATGAGTAATAATTTACAAACAAAAAATGACATACGCAAATAACTTATCAATTTCAAACATCTTCTCTATCTAATAACTCAATTTCTTAACCAAACGTACAACTTAAAATTAACAAtatcaacaacaaatcaaaaaTACATATATGCTTATAAAATCAATATTTTATGTTGAGTTCAAACACCATGAAAATAAGTGCAAAAAAACACTACATCACGTTTATTAGATTGCAACTGGTTCACATAAGTAACATAGAAAGCAACAAAAGTCTTATCACAAAAAGTAACAAAAAAAACATGCATAATGATTCAAAAAAGCACATATTATCTAATCAGTATATTTCTTTGGCTTTCGTCTTGCTCGTTTAGGCCTCACTTCTTGATCACACTCATTAGAACACTCAACAACAGATGTGGAAGCAGTTGTAACATCCCTAGTATTCGACTTTCTTGAATTAATGATAGAACCATTATCCGCTTCACAATCAAACGACTGTACCTGCTAAGAAAAAATATTCAATACAATAAAGCAAAGTACAATCAATGCAATAGGtgcaaaaataaaaaacaataacatACCATTGGTGTCTCATTAGACGAGACTGATGAAATGATTGGACCCCATAACAATTCATCAGCCATATCCATTTCTTCAGTTGAGACTCTTGAAAAAAACTCTGTGCATTCATCTTCATTGCCTTCAAAAACATGATCTATATCATCCGTGCAAGTACTAACCGTAGATAAACTAATGTTATTCGCGGGCGATTCGATATAATCCTTAATGAACTTTGACACAGTAAAGCGATAAGAATAGTGAGGTGCCAAGTTATATTCATCAATCTTAATCCGAAATGCAACACTCCTAGCACATAAAGAATCAACCAAATATGTCTGAGCCCATAAAGGATCATTAACACCCTGCAGAAACAGAATAACATTATTATTGACATATATAAACATTAGCACATAAAGCAAATCATTTATTCATATAAAAAAACATGTTAACGAAATATTTGGTTTATACCTCAGACAAACTTTTAGAAAGCAACTCCTCCGCAGTAATCCCAATAAGTGCAATCACAACATCATCAAAAAGAACGCACGTCATCTCAACATCATTATCAACCACGCGGACAACCAACTTGAAACTGTCAAAATCTTATAATTAAGAAAACAATataaaaacacaacaatatataAAGACTTACGCTATCTGAGGATTGAGAACATTTTGTTGACATGATACACAATAATAGGTAGCATCCATGAACCGCACCTTCTTTCGACATTTAGAACATTTAACATACTTCCAATCATCAAACAAATCAATATCAACTATAGTACCAAAGATGTTATAAAATGTCCCCTGCAAAGCAAAAAATATATGGTATCAattaaaaacattgaaaaagcaagTTAAACGTTATTAAAATAATTGATCTACACCAAAAACAAAAGATATAAGATAGGTTAAAAGCCAATACCTTATAAACTCCTGCCTGAATAAATCGATAAACATCAGCAATACTAACAACTTGCGAGTCTTCATTTTGGGGTGTGTTAGCTTTAAATAAAACAGGCACCGGTAACCTTCAAAGGACATAAAATAAGTTGCATTAAAACATACAACGCTTTGAAACATAAATAACCTTTAATACAAGGAATAATATACATTGTCTTGAAGACATCACAAGCTGATGATGACAAGTTAATATATAATTGAGATGCAACTGTTGACATCACACAAGGAGCACCTAACAAAAAAAACACCAATGGATCaagtatatatattaaaaaatatgcATACAAATATTTCATCTATTACATTACACATACCTTCAAACAATCGAACCTTGCAAGATGTTAATACAACAACAACTGCATTAGTGGCATGGCGCCTCATGTCCTCATCAGTATACTTAAGTGCAAGTTTGCCCCATAAAGAAGCATTGAGATTATTACCactatatttaataaaaacacaACCATTCCAAAAtaagcaaaaacaaaaaaaataaaaatatagaaTGCGCCACAAAAACAATCTAAAAAACTTACACTTCATCGGATAAAACAATTCGTCGTACTTCCCGATTATTTGATTGTGAAGACCGCAAATCAGTATCAAGATAACCCCACACACGAAGAACACCCACAACATctacataaaaaatataattatatatagacATGAAGACGCCAAGAGAAAAACAACAACTAAACCTGTTAGATATATGTCATTCTTCAAGCGTGATCCAAGCATGTTAAAAGGCATCGGCTCAAAAACATGACGTCTAAATAAGCTCGGTTGAACTCTTGATGGACTAATTGACGTAGATCGCATAAACTTAACATAGCAATCACGTTTCAACGGACGATACCATGAATCGTATACAAGAACCTCAAAACCATATAGCCTATACACGCAACCATCCTCCAAACGATTAGTAAAAAGATGCatcaaatgaaaaggaatttTTGCATGAATTGAACAATCCTGCAAGGAAAACATGCAACATTACAAAACATATatattatagtttttttaattaattaaaaaaatgccTTACGCGTTCATCTGAAAGGATGACATCAAATGACAATATACGATTTGAGCTAGGAATGTATGTTGTCCAAGAACGTGTGACCATTACAGTGACTTGCCATTGGTCAGTAATACCAGGCATCAAGTCTGAAATGTACCGATGTCCCATTCTATATTATGAGAACCTAAAACATGGAAACAAAAAAAATGTTATGGAAAGCTTATATTAATAACAAAATATACATAAAGgaaatatatatctatatataacaACCAAACATATAAAAACCACATGCAAAACAACGTAATTACAAATGGCATATTTAGTCAACCAAACCAATATATAAAGTAAATAAACATTAAATACAAGTGTTCAAATAAGAGAGACATAATATGCTACCTTTATAGAAGCATACACGGTAGCAATTCCACTTCTCAATAACAACATACAAAACACTCAGACCAATGCATCACTTGACATCAAAGGTAAGTTATAAAAACTTCCTTATAAACAACATTTCTTGTTAATTCGTTAGAACACTTGCcatcattatcaacataaaatcGTAGACCAGATCGAGATGTAACACGGGAGGCAATCACATAAAGTTGACCATGTGAAAAAACAGGCTTTACCAAGTAACCACAAACATGTTTAAATGTTTGGCCCTGACTTTTATTAATTGTCATAGCAAAACATAGTTTCACGGGAAACTGTCTTCTCTTAAAGTGGAAAGGCCAACATGTAGAAGTTGGAGTCATATCGATTCTTGAAATAAAAGCTCTTTCTCCAACATGCGTACCCGTAATAATAACGCCCTCAATAACACGACGACTTATTTGAGTAACCACTAAACGGGTCCCATTACACAATCCTTTCTTGAGATTCAAGTTACGTAGCAGTATGATCGGTGCCccaacctttaactttaatatgTGATTCGGTAAGCCAGAAAAATGTAAAGTATTAAGAAACTCCGTAGGATACATAGCCTGCATTTCTTCAATATTATTTGTACTTGCACAAATGGAATCGAGACTAAATAACTCATGATTGTCACCTGGCAACTTATCAAGAACATGTAGATTAATCGTATCAACCTCATTGTTAGTCGATGATAAAATACAGCGCTCCTGTAGGTAAGAAACATCAGTGAATCGTTCTTCTATATTAGGAAATGTATCTGAAACAACTGATTCAATAGGATTATCTGAAACAGGAATCAATAGATCGCGAGGTATATTAATCCAAGTTCTCTCATCTTCCCCGTCTAGCGAAATTGCAGGAAGACGACCAGACCCCATATCTAAAATCCACTTATTGAAATCTCGATGTTGTATTACAACATCGTCATTAACACTTGAACTATTCAACCGCATATTAATCGTTAAAGAAAACACCTTACACGAACCCCATATAGTCGATGACTTATTCACAACCGAAGCAACAATCTCACTACGCGGAGCAAGCGGAATAACAGGAAGAATTTGCCGAAAGTCTCCTCCAAGAGCGACACATTTCCCTCCAAATACTCGACGGTCTGCACCAGGTATATTATTTCGACAAATATCTCTAAAAGTACGGTCAACCGCTTCAAATGCATAACGATGTTGCAACGGTGCCTCATCCCATATTATAAGCGCGGCATCATTAATCAGCCCAGCAAGATCCGTCCCAACATCAATCGAGCAGCAAGAATCCTTATCAAGTTCAAAGGGAATCTTAAAACGCGAATGCGCTGTACGACCACCAGGTAGTAGAAGAGAGGCAATCCCAGAAGAAGCAACAGACAAGACGATTTGGCCACGTGAACGAAAACAGGAAATGAGAGTCTTCCATAAATACGTTTTTCCCGTCCCTCCACTACCAAAAACAAAAACAGCACCACCCGTCCGTCTATCAACACAATCACATACATAATCAAACACCTCCCTTTGTTCAACATTCAATCCACGAAATAAATCATGAAAAAGCGTCATTTCTTCTTCAATATTGAAGGTGCGCTCAGCCATAATCAACCGATTTTCCATAGTATCAACCAATTGACGATCAATTTGAGGCAAATTAGGAaaatctaataaacttttaccaTGACCAATTAAAACTCTTTCAATCTCAATCAATGTATAATTGAGAATCTCTTCATCTGTGAATACCACATCATCATTCTGCAGCATTGTGCGTCGATTGTAAGCAATATCATCTGATAAGTAAGGTAGACAATCAAAAAATAACCGCCGTTGATTGCTAACCGTACAAAACAATAGAATGCAAACAAATAAATCACGAAGTTGATTCCCCAACTGCCATTGAGAAACTTCACGTATTGAATCTACCCACTCAACATCATCTCCTAACAAACCCAACGCATTGCAAGCAGACATATAAGTTGGATGCTCAACACCATCAACCGTACGAATGTCTTTAAAGCTTAATGGCCCACGTTGAACATTTAATAACATACGGAGGTAATACTTTTCACCCATTGATGGGCTCACATAATAAATGCGGCCAATAGAAGTCACCCTATGTCGTGGCAACCACTCCTTCTCCTTTTCATGccaagtgaactttgttggaaaTTCTACATATGTCAAAGAACGACCATGCGGAAACCTTTCATTTGCACGAAACCATTCAGTAAATTTTGACATGCTAGCCGTAGCACGTTGGGCAACTTCCTCAACCTCATCATTATCATGAAAATACACTCTATTACACCCTTCCTCATGAAAAGGTAACCGCTCAACAGCAACATCACGGTACTtcatttcaaattcaaaaatctTCCAACATGCCTCAATAGAAGATATATACCGACAATTTAAATATTCCTCAATTTCATTTTCATTATGTAATAAGGACGCAAACGTTGTCCTATTTTGAGCACCTTCCAAAACCACAGTTGCACGATCTGGACCTTTGTTTATATAAGTAAAAAGATACTTGACTAACATCCCTTGGTTGCACCACTCCACATTAATGTGACAACCATATTTCACCAACAATTCACGGTTATACGGAACAACATACCGATTATCAAGCTTAATATCTTGAGAACCAACTTTAACAACTCTTGAATTATTGGGCCTCTTATAACACGGCCAACCATCATTTCGGATGAATGTCTCCTCACAATAATTCTTTGGGTACCCTTTACTACATACACCATTATGCATACAAGGGCTTGAAGGGTTgagcaaaccacatggaccatgcATCATTTGTGAACGAACAATAGCGAAAGCTATAGGGTCTTCCACCTCTGAAGGAAGCTCCGCAGATATATATTTATCGATATTGTCAACCGTATTTATCTTATCTTCAGGTTGTAAAAAAAGCAGAATATGAGAGTGTGGAAGTCCTCGTTTCTGAAACTCGATTGTATAGATAACTAAAAAAATGACCAAAACAAATATTACACATAGCTATAGAATAAAAAACAATCGTATAATATTTAGACAATGGAAATGCTAGTAACAAACCTGCTTTCGTGTGTCCAAAAATATTCCTTTTCCTTATGTCTTTGATAAGTTCATCAAGTTTAATTTTGAAAACACGGGCAACAATGTCAGGGCGGTCGGACGCACTCATACCAGGGGTTGTTGCTTGAATGTGTCGGGTAATTTCCGGCCATTTTGAATTGCATGTCATAGTAATAAAAAGGTCCGGAGCCCCAGCCCAACGACAAATAGCCATTGCATCCTGATACTGTTGAATCATATGTCTTGGCCCACCGGCAAATGTAGCTGGCAGGATAACACGTCGACCAACTGCTTCACAACTTGTTTCACCATCAGCGATACGATCACATAAACCATTATACAAATCCGAACGAATAGTGTTTTGGTTTTGTTTATACCAATTCATCTCATGTTCAAGGATAGCTGAATAACAGTCCACAACATACGTCTGAAATAAACGGCCAGATTTGGGTAATGTCTTACCTTCATTCCTCCTAAGTTGTAAACGGTAAGAATAATATTCTCTTAATGAAACCGATTGCCGCCTACTTGATGCAGATATATTACATAGAGGAATATTAAGATGGAATCCATCTTCTCCATACGGAAACAACAAAGGATACTGCAACGCCATAAAACTTGGGTGCAATTCAGATATACGCTTTGCACTACGACTACCACGTTCTTCAATAATAATATCACGTGAGTCCGTAGGATTTCCATCACCTGGAATCAGTGCAGCCACTTCAGGAACAGTAGGCAAAGAATATTGTCCTTCTCTTCTATTTCGCGTACCAAGCAAGCGAAGCGTAAGACGTTGCATTGAGTTGTCATTAAACCTTTCACGTGCCATCCTAAAAGCCTGCACTAATGCATTGTTCGCATCAAGCATCAACAGCAAGTCATTCACTAATGTGCGCAGGATGACTTGATCAGACGTTGGTGACACACAATTTCGCAAAGCATAAAAGCGATTATCAATCTCATTTTCCGTGTCATAAAACATACAATTGAGCAAATCTAGGGCGTCCATCAGGATGCATAGGCAACAATGATCCAATATTATGATGGTTGTGGCCATTCAAACGGAATGTATAAGGCCCACGACCATCATTTAAATCCGTAGATATTCTCCCACCGGTTGAGGTAAATGCAAACATCGCATTTAAAAGCTTTATGTTTTCTCTAAACACG
Above is a window of Helianthus annuus cultivar XRQ/B chromosome 14, HanXRQr2.0-SUNRISE, whole genome shotgun sequence DNA encoding:
- the LOC110876855 gene encoding uncharacterized protein LOC110876855 produces the protein MARERFNDNSMQRLTLRLLGTRNRREGQYSLPTVPEVAALIPGDGNPTDSRDIIIEERGSRSAKRISELHPSFMALQYPLLFPYGEDGFHLNIPLCNISASSRRQSVSLREYYSYRLQLRRNEGKTLPKSGRLFQTYVVDCYSAILEHEMNWYKQNQNTIRSDLYNGLCDRIADGETSCEAVGRRVILPATFAGGPRHMIQQYQDAMAICRWAGAPDLFITMTCNSKWPEITRHIQATTPGMSASDRPDIVARVFKIKLDELIKDIRKRNIFGHTKAVIYTIEFQKRGLPHSHILLFLQPEDKINTVDNIDKYISAELPSEVEDPIAFAIVRSQMMHGPCGLLNPSSPCMHNGVCSKGYPKNYCEETFIRNDGWPCYKRPNNSRVVKVGSQDIKLDNRYVVPYNRELLVKYGCHINVEWCNQGMLVKYLFTYINKGPDRATVVLEGAQNRTTFASLLHNENEIEEYLNCRYISSIEACWKIFEFEMKYRDVAVERLPFHEEGCNRVYFHDNDEVEEVAQRATASMSKFTEWFRANERFPHGRSLTYVEFPTKFTWHEKEKEWLPRHRVTSIGRIYYVSPSMGEKYYLRMLLNVQRGPLSFKDIRTVDGVEHPTYMSACNALGLLGDDVEWVDSIREVSQWQLGNQLRDLFVCILLFCTVSNQRRLFFDCLPYLSDDIAYNRRTMLQNDDVVFTDEEILNYTLIEIERVLIGHGKSLLDFPNLPQIDRQLVDTMENRLIMAERTFNIEEEMTLFHDLFRGLNVEQREVFDYVCDCVDRRTGGAVFVFGSGGTGKTYLWKTLISCFRSRGQIVLSVASSGIASLLLPGGRTAHSRFKIPFELDKDSCCSIDVGTDLAGLINDAALIIWDEAPLQHRYAFEAVDRTFRDICRNNIPGADRRVFGGKCVALGGDFRQILPVIPLAPRSEIVASVVNKSSTIWGSCKVFSLTINMRLNSSSVNDDVVIQHRDFNKWILDMGSGRLPAISLDGEDERTWINIPRDLLIPVSDNPIESVVSDTFPNIEERFTDVSYLQERCILSSTNNEVDTINLHVLDKLPGDNHELFSLDSICASTNNIEEMQAMYPTEFLNTLHFSGLPNHILKLKVGAPIILLRNLNLKKGLCNGTRLVVTQISRRVIEGVIITGTHVGERAFISRIDMTPTSTCWPFHFKRRQFPVKLCFAMTINKSQGQTFKHVCGYLVKPVFSHGQLYVIASRVTSRSGLRFYVDNDGSHNIEWDIDVVGVLRVWGYLDTDLRSSQSNNREVRRIVLSDEVGNNLNASLWGKLALKYTDEDMRRHATNAVVVVLTSCKVRLFEGAPCVMSTVASQLYINLSSSACDVFKTMLPVPVLFKANTPQNEDSQVVSIADVYRFIQAGVYKGTFYNIFGTIVDIDLFDDWNFKLVVRVVDNDVEMTCVLFDDVVIALIGITAEELLSKSLSEGVNDPLWAQTYLVDSLCARSVAFRIKIDEYNLAPHYSYRFTVSKFIKDYIESPANNISLSTVSTCTDDIDHVFEGNEDECTEFFSRVSTEEMDMADELLWGPIISSVSSNETPMVQSFDCEADNGSIINSRKSNTRDVTTASTSVVECSNECDQEVRPKRARRKPKKYTD